In the genome of Hyphomicrobium sp. ghe19, the window CGGTTGGGGCCCGCCGTATCGCTTCGCGCGAATGAACGCTTGCCGATGAAGCTGAACGGCTTCTTCATGCCGACGGCCCACGCCATATCGAGATCGAGGGGCGTCATCGATCCGTCCGTGTCCGGGCCGACGATGATGAAGCCTTTTTCGGCGCGCAAGACGTGCATCGTCTCGGTACCGTAGGGCGTGATATCGAACTCGTGGCCCGCGTCCATCAGCGCTTCCCAGACGTGGTGGCCGTAATTTGCGTCGACGTTGACCTCGAAGGCGAGTTCGCCCGAAAAGCTGATGCGGAACACGCGCGCGGGAACGCCCGCGACGGTTCCTTCGCGCCAATCCATGAATTTGAAAACCGACGTCGACAGGTCGATGTCGCCGCAGATCTTTGCGAGGACCTGCCGGCTCTTCGGGCCAACGACTGCGGCGGTCGCCCAGTGATCCGTAACCGATGTCATGTAGACATCGAGTTCGGGCCACTCGGTCTGGTGCCATTTCTCGAGCCAAGTCATGACGCGCGCGGCGCCGCCCGTCGTCGTCGTCATGAGAAAGTGGTTGTCGGCAACACACGCGGTGACGCCGTCGTCCATCACCATGCCGTTCTCATCGAGCATCAAGCCATAGCGACATTTGCCGGGCGCAAGCTGGGTCCAGGCGTTGGCGTAGACGCGATTGAGGAATTCACGGACGTCCTTGCCGCGTAGGTCAATTTTACCGAGCGTCGAGGCGTCCATGATGCCGACGCCTCGCCGTGCCGCAAGACATTCCCGGCGCACTGCCGCGTGCATGTCTTCGCCGGGCTTTGGGAAATACCAGGGCCGCAACCATTGGCCGACCGGTTCAAACTCGGCCCCGCGCGCAACATGCGCTGCATGCATCGGCGAATAGCGCCGCGGCTCGAATGTATCGCCCGCATGAGCACCGGCGAGCGTGCCGAACGTGACGGGCGAATAAGCCGGGCGATACGTGGTCGTGCCGACTTCCGGGATGCTTCTGCCAAGCGCATCGGCTGCGATCGCGAAGCCGTTGACGTTGGAGAGCTTGCCTTGATCCGTTCCGAACCCCAGCGCCGTATAGCGCTTGATATGCTCGATCGAACGGTAGTTCTCGCGCACTGCCAAATGTATGTCGGCCGCTGAGACATCGTTCTGAAAGTCGACGAACGCTTTCTTGCCGTGCCCTTCGGCCCGGCCGTCCGGAACTCGGAAGATGCGCCGCGCCGGGATCGCATCCGGTTCATCGGTATTTAGATTGCCTCCTGATGCGGGCGCGGACTTGCCGAGCGATGACAGCAGATCGCGCATCACGCGCGCAGTCTGCTCAAGCGCGATCTGCAAGCCGAATTCGCCAGTCACCGCGCCGACGCCGTAGATGCCGGATTTCGCGCGGCCCGCTTCAGGCACAACGAAGGCCAATCTCTCTTCGTCCCAATGGGGCCGGCCGCCGTCATGGCAGTAGAGATGGACCGTCGGCGATAAGCCGCCTGAACTTCCGAGCGCATCGCAGTCGATAGAGGGGCCGCTGCCGACAACGACATTGCGTTTGGCGTCGAGCTTTACCAACTGCGCGCCGGTGACCGCGCGCCTTCCGCGCGCATAGGCGATGCCAAATCCTGTTCTGACATCGACACCGGCGGCACGCACACGTTTTTCCCAGGCGGGATTTATCCGCGTGCGCGTATCGGCAAGCACGACTTCGCAGCCGGCGCGCGCGAGATCGGACGCGCCCTGATAGACGTGATCGTTGCTCGTTTGCAGAAGAACGCGTTTGCCGACGGCAACCCCGTAGCGATTGAGGTATGTCGTCAGCGCCGATGCCGTCATGATGCCCGGAGCATCGTTGTTGCCGAACACCAGCGGCCGTTCGATCGCGCCCGTCGCCAATACGACGCGCTCAGCGCGAATGCGGTGCAGCCTCTGGCGCGGTTGATGGGCGACGCGCTCGGCTATCGGCAGATGATCCTGAAGCTGCTCGACGGCGAGCACCAAATTCATGTCGTGGAGCGCGAAGGCGCTCGTACGCGTGAAAACCTGCACGTTCGGCATGCTTTGCAGTTCGCCAACCGCAGATTTCAGCCAAGCAGTTGCCTGTTCGCCGCCGATGACGCTATGCGGCGACGACAGGAGCCAGCCTCCGCATTCGTTCTGCTCATCGAGAAGCACGACCTTCAGTCCGGCGCGTCCTGCGGTCAGCGCCGCGAGCAATCCAGACGCACCTCCGCCGACGATGAGCACTTGCGCGTGCCGATGGCTATGATCGTACGTTTCCGGGTCCGGTTCCGACGGCGCGCTGCCATAGCCCGCGGCCTGCCTGATGATGTGCTCGAACTTCGGCCAGAGCTTCTGGTTTTGGAATGTCTTGTAATAGAAGCCCGCCGGCATGAACCGCGAAAACAGTCCGCCGATGCTCTTCAGATCGAATTCGAGCGTCGGCCAGCCTGTCGTCCGGCGCGCGACGAGCCCATCGTAAAGCTCGACCTGCGTCGCCTTCAGATTGGGAATGGTGTGCGCACCGGTTTCGATCTGCATCAGTGCGTTCGGCTCTTCGGGGCCGCTCCCGACGATGCCGCGCGGGCGGCCATACTTGAAGCTGCGGGCAAGCATTCGCGTGCCATTCGCGAGCAGCGCCGAGGCTAGCGTATCGCCTGCGAAGCCATCGTAGGTCTGGCCATCGAAGGTGAACGTCAGCGGCTTGTCGAAATCTATTCGCGCGCCGGGGCGGCGGACCCGATAACTGGTCACGTCGAGCCGCCCTCCGCATCATAGGCCTTGCGGCCTTCGGCCAACGTCCACGATCCGGCAATGGCATTCGTCGCTGTGTTGCGTTTCACGACGAAGAACTTGCGGCACCCCGTGTTGTGCGACCACATTTCCCAATGCCAGCCCTTGGGATTTTTGCGCATGAAGAGATAGTCGCCCCAAGCTTCGTCATCGAGCGCTTCGGGAGTTGCGGGACGCGGAATGAACGCCTCGCCGCCGTAGCCGAATTCTTCCTCTTCTCGTTTTTCGCCGCAGTGCGGGCAAAACAACACAAACATCGCGCGGTCCTGAATTAGTGAGCGACGCCGGCTGCGCCGTGCTCATCGATAAGATGCCCTGTCGAGAAGCGTGCAAGATCGAAGGCGCGGTTGAGCGGATGCGGCTCGTCCCGCGCAATCGTATGGGCGAAGACATTCCCCGATCCTGGCGTCGCCTTGAAGCCGCCCGTGCCCCAGCCGCAGTTGAAGTAAAGGCCCTTGACCCTCGTCTTGCTGATGATCGGACACGCGTCGGGTGTCGTATCGACAATGCCGCCCCATTGGCGGTTCATGCGCACGCGCGAAAACATCGGAAAGAGCTCGATGATGGCGGCGGCCGTATGCTCGATGATATGCGGGCTGCCGCGCTGCGTATAGCTGGTGTAGTGATCGATACCCGCACCGATGACGAGTTCGCCCTTGTCCGACTGGCTCGCATAGCCGTGCACCGCATTCGACATGACGACGGTATCGAGAACGGGCTTCATCGATTCCGATACGAATGCTTGCAGCGGATGGCTTTCGATCGGCATTCGGATGCCGGCCATTTTAGCGAGGACGGACGAGTGGCCCGACGCAACACAGCCGACGCGCTCGCTTCTGATCGTGCCGCGCGTCGTCTCGAGCCCCGCGATGCGGCCGTTCGCGATATCCATGCCGGTCACTTCGCAATTCTCGATGATGTCGACGCCGTATTTACTTGCTGCGCGCGCAAAGCCCCATGCAACCGCATCATGGCGAGCGACGCCGCCGCGCGGTTGAAAGCTTGCGCCGAGGACCGGATATCGCGCCGACTTCGATGTGTTGAGGATCGGGATACGGCGCTTCACCTCGGCGGCGTCGAGCACGAGAGCGTCGATGCCGTCGAGATTGTTGGCATTCACGCGGCGTTCGATATCGCGCATGTCCTGCAGCGTGTGTCCGAGGTTGAACACTCCGCGCTGGCTGAACATGACGTTGAAGTTCAGATCTTCGGTCAGGCCTTCCCAGAGCTTCAGTGCGTGCTCGTAGAGCAGGGCCGCTTCGTCCCAAAGGTAATTGGAACGAACGATCGTCGTATTGCGCGCGGTGTTGCCGCCGCCGAGATATCCCTTCTCGATGACCGCAATGTTGCGAACGCCGTGGTCCTTCGCGAGGTAATAGGCCGTCGCAAGGCCGTGGCCGCCTGCGCCGACTATGACAACGTCGTAGGATGGTTTCGGCTCGGCGCTCCGCCACGCCGGATCCCAGCCCTCGTTGTGCCTGAGGCCCTTCGTGAAAAGCGACCAGGAAGAGTATTCTTTCCTCATCAAAACTCCCACAGGCATCACGCGACGCGCGTGCTAGGCAACCATTTGTCGAGATGCATGCGTTAGTTAGGCGGCGGGCGCAATTTCCGTGCTGCCGCAGAAGACGCAAACTTTGCTAATTGCGACACGTGCAGACCCGTTGCTTCTGGACGCCCCGCGGCCTCAGTGCGCCCGCCCGTTCTAGGCCGCGCGCATCTTGGCGATCAGCTCGCGCGTCGGCTCGATGGAAATATCGGACCTTCCCGCCAATTCCAGGTCGCAGAAGGTTTTGGTCACGATTTCATGCTCCGTCAGGAACCGCAATGTCTCAACATCTTCCGGGGCGCATCGCTCCTCGAGGGCGGCGTAGCGCTCTATGATTGGATCAAGCTCGCGGCTGAAGACTTTCATGAAATCGGTCCACGGCATGCTGGCATATTTGTGAACGTGATCGACGCCCTTTTGACGGAAGACTTCGCTTTCGCGCAGATCGCCGCCGAGCTTGGCGACGAGGTCGCGCATACGGACCTTCGTCACCACTTCGAGCTCGGTCAGAACGCGCCATTTCTCGGCGCGATCCGGATCATCCATCGCGTCGGCGATGCCGCTGTAGAGCGCCTCGCCGTAGACTTCGCCCTGATAGGCGCGTTCGACCTTGCTGATGAAATCGACTTCCGCATTGACCGTCATGGACCGTCACCCTCCCGTCGCCTCGATCGCAGCCTCGGATCGGCAGCCTACAGTTGGAGTGGGAGGAGCGGTTGCGTCAAGGCCCACATGGGAACGCGGATCCACCGCTATCAGAACGCATAGCCGCGCAGAAGCGCTCTGCCGCTGACCTCGACCGCCAGCCGATGGGAACCGAGGTAGCGTGACGCGAACGCGTCCTCGGCGGGGCGGTCGCAATCGTGGACGAACACGCGTCCACCGGGGGCGACCAAACCCGACGCCGCGTAGATGCTCTTCATGCGCCCGGGCCGTTCTCCGTGCTCACCGGCTGGACCGTCGACCAGAATGACATCCCATCGATGAGATCGTACTTCGTCCGGCAAATCCATTTTCAGCTTGTCCGGCTGGTCGAGCCAATGGAGCCAGTCCGCCTGACGGGATTCGTAATTGACGACGTGAACCTCCGAACGCTGCAGCTGGGCGCGTGCCACATTGGCCCAGTGCGCATTATCCTCGATGAAGGCCGTCGTGCCGCGGGCGTTGGTTTTCTCCCAAAGGACGGAATCGTTGCCGCATCCGAACACCAGCAGCGAACAATTCCGCTTTTTCTTGATCTCCTTGATGATCGTTTGCACTTCGAGATGCGACAGCTGGATATCGGCCCACGGAATATGGTCGAAGCCGAATTTCCTCTTCACGGACTTCGACTTCTTGGAGATCCTCTCCTTAAGCGTTTTTTTCTTCTTGGGAACCTTGCCGGTGCGGCGGTCGAATTCGGCGAAATGCTTGCCCCACCCCGCCCAAGGAACGCCGCTTATGTCTCCGTATGGCCAAGCGCTAGCAGACTGCGGTTGTCCGCCCAGTTCCACAGCAAGGTTATCGACCATGCCCAGGAAGCGTTGCCTCTCAGGCTCAAGCTTTCTCAGTGTCTTGTCGCGTATATATGATTTCGGAATGTTCCTGCTCTTCAGCTCGGCAACCGCATCGCGAATCGCCCGGGGGTTTGCATCGCATACGATGCAGTATTCGGGATCGAAATACGCGTCCCGACCTCCAACACTGGGCGTGCTGACGACCGAAAGGCCGGCAAGCATATATTCCACCGCTGCGTAGCTCGCGCCTTCGACTTCGGAAAGAAGAAGGCCGGTCGACGCCCGAGCGAGGGCGGCGTTGACGTCGGCATGCGAGAGGAGGACAGGCAAATCATCCACCAAGTCGTTCAGCAAAACGTGGCCCGGGCAGCGCGCTTTTATCTCCGGCCAGAGCCTCTTGAACTCCTGCTGCCGGATTTGCTCCGGCTCGCAATAGGTCACGTAGGCTAAGCTCTCGATATTCGCCGCCAATTCGTGACGTTTCCCCGCGACGAACCGAGCGTTATAGATTGCGTCGAATTCGACGGCGGCTTCCGGAAGCGG includes:
- a CDS encoding sarcosine oxidase subunit alpha family protein codes for the protein MTSYRVRRPGARIDFDKPLTFTFDGQTYDGFAGDTLASALLANGTRMLARSFKYGRPRGIVGSGPEEPNALMQIETGAHTIPNLKATQVELYDGLVARRTTGWPTLEFDLKSIGGLFSRFMPAGFYYKTFQNQKLWPKFEHIIRQAAGYGSAPSEPDPETYDHSHRHAQVLIVGGGASGLLAALTAGRAGLKVVLLDEQNECGGWLLSSPHSVIGGEQATAWLKSAVGELQSMPNVQVFTRTSAFALHDMNLVLAVEQLQDHLPIAERVAHQPRQRLHRIRAERVVLATGAIERPLVFGNNDAPGIMTASALTTYLNRYGVAVGKRVLLQTSNDHVYQGASDLARAGCEVVLADTRTRINPAWEKRVRAAGVDVRTGFGIAYARGRRAVTGAQLVKLDAKRNVVVGSGPSIDCDALGSSGGLSPTVHLYCHDGGRPHWDEERLAFVVPEAGRAKSGIYGVGAVTGEFGLQIALEQTARVMRDLLSSLGKSAPASGGNLNTDEPDAIPARRIFRVPDGRAEGHGKKAFVDFQNDVSAADIHLAVRENYRSIEHIKRYTALGFGTDQGKLSNVNGFAIAADALGRSIPEVGTTTYRPAYSPVTFGTLAGAHAGDTFEPRRYSPMHAAHVARGAEFEPVGQWLRPWYFPKPGEDMHAAVRRECLAARRGVGIMDASTLGKIDLRGKDVREFLNRVYANAWTQLAPGKCRYGLMLDENGMVMDDGVTACVADNHFLMTTTTGGAARVMTWLEKWHQTEWPELDVYMTSVTDHWATAAVVGPKSRQVLAKICGDIDLSTSVFKFMDWREGTVAGVPARVFRISFSGELAFEVNVDANYGHHVWEALMDAGHEFDITPYGTETMHVLRAEKGFIIVGPDTDGSMTPLDLDMAWAVGMKKPFSFIGKRSFARSDTAGPNRKRLVGLLTDDPQIVLAEGAQIIERADVTPPAAMLGHVTSSYYSAELGRSIAMAVVRDGIARRSEDGRKSGRDILYAYAGGKAHKVTVVSPVFVDPKGDRQNV
- a CDS encoding sarcosine oxidase subunit delta codes for the protein MFVLFCPHCGEKREEEEFGYGGEAFIPRPATPEALDDEAWGDYLFMRKNPKGWHWEMWSHNTGCRKFFVVKRNTATNAIAGSWTLAEGRKAYDAEGGST
- a CDS encoding sarcosine oxidase subunit beta family protein, which produces MRKEYSSWSLFTKGLRHNEGWDPAWRSAEPKPSYDVVIVGAGGHGLATAYYLAKDHGVRNIAVIEKGYLGGGNTARNTTIVRSNYLWDEAALLYEHALKLWEGLTEDLNFNVMFSQRGVFNLGHTLQDMRDIERRVNANNLDGIDALVLDAAEVKRRIPILNTSKSARYPVLGASFQPRGGVARHDAVAWGFARAASKYGVDIIENCEVTGMDIANGRIAGLETTRGTIRSERVGCVASGHSSVLAKMAGIRMPIESHPLQAFVSESMKPVLDTVVMSNAVHGYASQSDKGELVIGAGIDHYTSYTQRGSPHIIEHTAAAIIELFPMFSRVRMNRQWGGIVDTTPDACPIISKTRVKGLYFNCGWGTGGFKATPGSGNVFAHTIARDEPHPLNRAFDLARFSTGHLIDEHGAAGVAH